The Balaenoptera acutorostrata chromosome 13, mBalAcu1.1, whole genome shotgun sequence region taataaatttaataaatttaacatCCTCCACTACAACCCTGTCCAAAGCAGGTGTGTACCATCATTCAATGTATTTTCTCTTAAGCCTTTTAAAACATCTTGAGAATGCACAGAACCACGCACATACAAAAAATTCATGGTCCTGGTTCTTATTtgtcataggattttttttttgggtaCTATACACTTGATAGTTTTTTATAGAATATATCCATGAATATACCCTTGattaaagaagaattagaaatgacTAAAAGAAgaatgtattagtcagggttcttcagagaaacagaaccaccttatgacctcatttaactttaattgcCTCTCTAAATGccttattttcaaatacagtcacattgaagatcagggcttcaacatatgaattttgaggggacccCGTTTGGTCCATACAcactttaagaaactagaaaaagaagagcaaattaaacccaaagctagcagaaggcaggaaataataAGGATTAGAAGAGAGATAAGTGAAATAGggaatcaatgaaaccaaatgtATGTTCttacaaaaaaatcaacaaaattgacagacAAACTTTAACtagactgagaaagaaaaaagaagatgcaaataactaaaatcagaaatgaaaatggggaCATTACAACCAACtttacacaaataaaaataaaagaatgctaTGAATAATTGTTCaccaataaattaaatgaaattgaaaaatgtcctagaaacacacaaattaccgaaactgactcaagaagaaatagaaaaagtgcACTGACCTATAACAAGAGATTAAATCagtgattaaaaaacaacaacaaaaaactagaaCTCCCAGCACAGAAAAGCTCTGGACCAGATGACGTATCATATATCTGGCAACAtggttttcttaaaaatgtatactGTAACATATGATATGTGCATAAGAATGTATGCAGTATTACTAGTTAGTGGAAAGCACATCCTCAGTGTTTTCAGCTGATTGCCCAGTCTTGTATTTGGGTTcataaattttgtatttcttatattGAGGACAAACTAAGAGTTCATTTTGGCTCTGAAACTTTAAATGACATTTGGATACTCTCTGTAGCTCCAGAGAAATTCTGTAAGTTATACTGACTCAGtaaatggctttctttttttagatgAACTGAATATGATGACATGTTATCTTTCTCcttggcaaaataataataatttctagcTAAAAGGGAACAGAAGAACACTACATGTTTTCAGATTAAGCCCGAGATCTGAAATGCAGTCTCAGTTAAGCTAGGCATTCATCCTCTGTGCTTTCCAAAATTCCCTTTAGATAACTAATGtgttaaaaatgtaaagcatttcttttatatttcctgttttcttccatttttaataaattttattgtttttattgtaaaatCAATAGTCACTTCAAAAATGcagacatataaaataaaaattttaccacCCAAAGATAACCACTTTGTTATatgactttcttctttcttgaggtacatatattttaaataactgatcTCAAGTACTTTCGTACTTTGTTTTTGAAAGTGTTTTAGCACAATTTATGACCTGCAGCTTTattagaaaacattattttattaatacaaaCTAGTCTCCAACAGTAAAATACCAAATAAAAGAACATCGATCAAAAGCCAGAATCAAAACCTACCATCTCCATGTAAATGACAAATGGAGGATTCTGGCAAAAAGTATCACTTCTCATTTCTAAAAAGtcaaaaattatattcttaaacGTAAATGTAACTACTCATCAAGATATGTTATTTGGGTTTCTTAGTCACTGAACCACACAGCAATACCCCCTCCTGAAATTTCCTCCCCACAGTTTCACCTCGGGTGGTTCTGGCATGGGAGGGTCCTCGGGGTCAATCTTTGAGCGCCTCAAATACGGAAACAGTGGGACATAGCTTAAGTCCCAGAGCCTGAGAGTGGTTCTTGGTAGACAACGTGCTTACCGACTCGCTGgttgcagacacacacacacagacacacatacacaaaggtTGAAGTTTTCTTTACCTAGCGCGTCACACTGATGGAAAAAATAGGAGAATTGTTAGATAGGAAGGAGGTCAGAGCAGAGCCTAATTACAGTAGAGAAGCAGAGCTCACAGCCAGCGCCAGTAAACGGTGGCTGAATTGGACCAGACGGAATCTGTCCCtctcattcatataaatacagaTGGCGTTCAGCTCAACAGGGCCTCTTCCAATCTACAGACCCTGCCGCCACCTTAAGTTTAAGTTCATCCTCAATCACCTGGCACTCAGGAATCCTTCACCAACGTACCACCGACTTTGTAGCCAGAGTAAATTTGTATACTCTCTGGGCTGCTTGTGTcctcaggaaaacaaaaacaaacaaacaaaccaaaaacccagCATGGGCTTCACAGAGTCGGGAGGCTTAGATGAGATAGGATAAGGCGTCTGGCACCTGGGAGACACTCGGATAGGAGATGCTCCTTGTTCCGTCAAGTTGGAAGCCGCAAGGGATGGTCTACTCTGCAGGCACAGAGGGCTTTATTAGACCTGCCTCCTCGTGGCTGTGAAGGCTTGAGCGTAACATGCAAACAGTCAGGAATATGGAACTTCAAAAAACTCTACGACTGCTTCGCAGCTCGGCAGGAGCAGGAGAAGCTGCAGCTGCCCAGTAACGCGCGATCCCCGAGCAGACAGCTTCTCCTTTAAGCACCTGCGCGTCGGCCGCGGAGGGAGCCCACCGGAAGTCGCGGACGGAGGCCACCGGAAGTCACTGAGCGCAGCCACGGTGTCAGATTCTTCCGCCGAGCGCGGCACTGCGTCCCTCGGCTCGGCCCCCAGTCTACTCCAAATTTCCTCTCTGGCCGCCGCCCGTCTGCTTCAGGCCTCCCGGATGCTGGTTTTCCGGCCTATAGTCCCGGCGACGCTGCCTGCCGGCGCTCGGGCATAAGCCCGGCCTGGACCGCGGAGGGCGGACGCGTGCCGCCGGGACCCCCGGGACCCGCCCCCGAGCGACACGCACTTCCGGCGGCGCGGCGGCGGGGACGGAACCCGGCGGGCGGTGATGGACGCGCTGGCGGTCATGATGCAGGACCTCCTGACCCAGAACCGTGCGCTGCGCAGGGAGAACAAAGAGCTCATGGACCAGGTGCGGCGGCTCCTGTGCGAGAAAGCCAACCTGCTGGCCCAGGTgcgcccgcccgcctgcccggTGGCTTTTCCCGAGACGTTCAAAGGCGACTCCGCCCGGCTTCCCGAGTTTTTGATCCAAGCGGCGTCTTACATGAGGTTCTTCGAGGCCAGGTTCTCGAACGACATCCTCAAGGTGGCGTTTTTAATCAGCCGCCTCAGTGGGCCGGCCGAGGAGTGGGTTGTCCCCTACATCGAGAGGGAGAGCCCCATCCTGGCGCATTACGAGGGCTTCGTGGACGCGCTGAAGCGGGCCTTTGGCAGGAACGGGTAGGAAACGGCAGGGCTGCGAGCCCCACGGACCGGGTCGTGCTTGGCCGTGACTCACAAAGAGCTCTCCAGTCCCCACCTGCTGGGCCCAACCCTTGCGAGGAAGCCCCGCTCCCTTTGCACTCGGCCCAGCAACGCGGCCACTGGCGGGGGACCTGTTAGCAATTGAACGGACCACCCCGAATCGCGCCCCTGCCACCTGCCGTCTCTGAAAACTGCTGCTGCCCGCCCTGGACGATCTGTGCCAGCCTGGGAAGTGCCTGAGCTTGGCACACGCCCGGGGACACCGATTTGGAGACCTCAGGTCCGGAGACAGCTGCCAGGTTTCGCGTGGCTGGCAGACAAATATTGACACTCCTGCCCCAGGAACCTGTTTTTCACATATTTCGTTTCTATTCTGAAACCACAACAG contains the following coding sequences:
- the LOC103014241 gene encoding protein LDOC1-like, with the protein product MDALAVMMQDLLTQNRALRRENKELMDQVRRLLCEKANLLAQVRPPACPVAFPETFKGDSARLPEFLIQAASYMRFFEARFSNDILKVAFLISRLSGPAEEWVVPYIERESPILAHYEGFVDALKRAFGRNG